In Rickettsiella endosymbiont of Aleochara curtula, one genomic interval encodes:
- the typA gene encoding translational GTPase TypA, with translation MIKNIRNIAIIAHVDHGKTTLVDKLLQQSGTLSSRAAPVERIMDSNDLERERGITILAKNTSIEWHGYRINIVDTPGHADFGGEVERILSMVDSVLLLVDAVDGPMPQTRFVTQKAFAKGLKPIVVVNKIDRPSARPDWVINQVFDLFDRLGATEEQLDFPIIYASALQGYATLDLKKSSSDLTPLFETIINKVAPPAVDPQGPFQMQITTLDYSSYVGTIGIGRIQRGCAKANMSVVLIDREGKTRPARILQILGYRGLERIEIELAEAGDIIAVTGIDKLNISDTLCDPNLVEALPALIVDEPTMSMTFQVNNSPFAGKDGKFVTSRQIRERLDRELLHNVALKVEDTEDPNRFRVSGRGELHLSILIETMRREGYELGVSRPEVILKEIDGELKEPYENLTVDLEEQHQGNIMEKLGSRRGDLIDMVSDGKGRVRLDYKIPTRALIGFRTEFLTATSGLGLMHHVFDHYGPVKKGTIANRANGVMISNQVGKATGFSLFNLQERGKLLIGPQTDVYEGMIVGIHSRDNDLVVNVVKGKQLTNVRASGSDENIILTPPITFSLEQALEFIADDELLEVTPHYLRLRKKFLKEHERKRSGRDV, from the coding sequence ATGATCAAAAATATACGAAATATCGCCATAATTGCCCATGTTGACCACGGAAAAACCACGCTCGTGGATAAACTATTACAACAGTCCGGCACTCTCTCCAGCCGAGCTGCGCCAGTGGAGCGTATTATGGATAGTAATGACTTAGAACGTGAACGTGGTATTACTATCCTGGCAAAAAATACTTCCATAGAATGGCATGGTTATCGAATTAATATTGTCGACACGCCGGGTCATGCTGACTTTGGGGGGGAAGTTGAGCGAATTTTGTCTATGGTTGACTCTGTTTTATTGCTCGTAGATGCAGTAGATGGTCCAATGCCGCAAACACGATTTGTCACCCAAAAAGCCTTTGCTAAAGGTCTTAAACCAATTGTTGTAGTAAATAAAATTGACAGGCCCAGTGCCAGGCCAGATTGGGTCATTAATCAGGTTTTTGATTTATTTGATCGCTTAGGCGCAACCGAAGAACAATTAGATTTTCCTATTATCTATGCTTCAGCTTTACAAGGCTATGCAACATTAGACCTTAAAAAATCAAGCTCGGATTTGACACCTTTATTTGAGACCATCATTAATAAAGTCGCTCCTCCGGCAGTCGATCCCCAAGGCCCTTTTCAAATGCAAATTACCACCTTGGACTATTCCAGTTATGTGGGCACTATTGGTATCGGTCGTATTCAGCGAGGCTGTGCTAAAGCTAATATGTCCGTTGTTTTAATTGACAGAGAAGGAAAAACTCGACCCGCTCGTATATTACAAATTTTAGGTTATAGAGGCTTGGAACGCATCGAAATCGAGCTAGCCGAAGCAGGAGATATCATAGCCGTAACCGGTATTGATAAGTTGAATATCTCTGACACTTTGTGTGATCCTAACTTAGTTGAAGCTTTACCCGCTTTGATAGTGGATGAACCAACAATGAGCATGACCTTCCAGGTCAATAACTCACCTTTCGCAGGCAAAGATGGAAAATTTGTGACTAGTAGACAAATTAGAGAGCGCCTTGACAGAGAACTACTGCATAACGTAGCACTTAAGGTTGAAGACACCGAAGACCCTAACCGATTCCGCGTCTCGGGGAGAGGCGAATTACATCTATCAATTTTAATTGAAACCATGCGTCGCGAAGGATACGAATTGGGTGTGTCTCGTCCTGAAGTTATTTTAAAGGAAATTGATGGTGAGCTGAAAGAACCTTACGAAAATTTAACCGTGGATCTGGAAGAACAACATCAAGGTAACATCATGGAAAAATTAGGTAGCCGCCGCGGCGATCTGATAGATATGGTATCGGATGGAAAAGGACGTGTTCGATTAGATTATAAAATACCCACTCGCGCACTGATTGGTTTTCGTACAGAGTTTCTAACAGCTACTTCTGGATTGGGATTGATGCACCATGTGTTTGATCATTATGGTCCAGTGAAAAAGGGGACTATTGCTAATCGGGCAAACGGTGTCATGATCTCCAATCAAGTTGGTAAAGCGACCGGATTTTCCTTATTTAATTTACAAGAACGCGGAAAATTATTAATTGGCCCTCAAACCGATGTATATGAAGGAATGATCGTAGGTATTCATTCACGCGACAATGACTTAGTTGTTAACGTAGTAAAAGGCAAACAACTTACGAATGTCCGAGCATCAGGTTCCGATGAAAACATCATTTTGACACCTCCAATAACATTCTCATTAGAACAGGCATTAGAATTTATAGCCGATGACGAATTACTAGAAGTTACTCCGCACTATTTGCGTTTACGTAAAAAGTTTTTGAAAGAACATGAACGTAAACGCTCGGGGCGAGATGTTTAA
- a CDS encoding glycine--tRNA ligase, with product MAAKNLEEIVSLCKRRGFIFPSAEIYGGLQGIYDYGPLGVELKNNLKAAWWKSNVYERDDIYGLDSAILTHRKIFYYSGHESTFADLLVDCKQCKKRWRLDHLTDGKCEACGSTNLTEPRAFNMMFKTNMGPVEDPDAFAYLRPETAQGIFTNFKNVMDTMSPKLPFGIAQIGKAFRNEITPRNFIFRVREFEQLEIEFFVKPGEDEKWHQYWVEFRLAWWKNQGLNTERLKLLTQSTSELAHYAKATVDILYKFPHGFEELEGISNRTDYDLGSHTQGQKELNINAKVTVNKESVAKLSVQDPPGTHFVPYVIEPSAGLDRGVLAVLTDAYEEETLKDDKKRVVLKIKPHLAPVKIAIIPLKRNDSLLVEKAKTLKNAIQALGIGRIAYEDTGNIGKSYRRHDEIGTPLCVTVDFDTTAKSENTENHDTVTVRDRDTMQQKRINLSRLEEYIKSYFL from the coding sequence ATGGCGGCAAAAAACCTAGAAGAAATCGTATCTTTATGCAAACGCAGAGGATTCATCTTCCCAAGTGCCGAGATTTATGGCGGTCTACAAGGAATCTATGATTATGGCCCTTTAGGTGTAGAGTTAAAAAATAACTTGAAAGCTGCCTGGTGGAAATCTAATGTTTATGAACGTGATGATATCTATGGATTAGATTCTGCCATTTTGACACATAGAAAAATTTTTTATTATTCCGGCCATGAAAGTACGTTTGCAGATTTACTTGTCGATTGCAAACAATGTAAAAAACGTTGGCGTTTGGATCATCTTACAGACGGTAAATGTGAAGCATGTGGTTCAACCAACCTTACGGAACCAAGAGCTTTCAATATGATGTTTAAAACCAACATGGGTCCTGTAGAAGACCCTGATGCTTTTGCCTATTTACGCCCCGAGACTGCTCAAGGAATATTTACTAATTTTAAAAATGTTATGGACACGATGTCTCCCAAACTTCCTTTTGGTATAGCACAAATTGGTAAAGCTTTTAGGAACGAAATAACACCGCGTAATTTTATTTTTAGAGTCAGAGAATTTGAACAACTTGAAATCGAATTTTTTGTTAAGCCTGGCGAAGACGAAAAATGGCATCAATATTGGGTTGAATTTCGTTTAGCATGGTGGAAAAATCAAGGCTTAAATACCGAAAGATTAAAATTGTTAACCCAAAGCACCTCGGAATTGGCCCATTATGCAAAAGCAACCGTTGATATACTCTATAAATTTCCCCATGGCTTCGAAGAACTAGAAGGTATTTCTAATCGTACGGATTACGATTTGGGTTCGCACACGCAAGGTCAAAAAGAATTAAATATTAATGCCAAGGTAACTGTTAATAAAGAGAGTGTTGCTAAACTAAGCGTTCAAGACCCTCCTGGCACGCATTTTGTTCCTTATGTGATAGAACCCTCTGCCGGTTTAGACAGAGGTGTGCTCGCCGTACTTACAGATGCCTATGAAGAAGAAACATTAAAAGACGATAAAAAGCGTGTAGTTTTGAAAATAAAACCCCATTTAGCGCCAGTTAAGATAGCTATTATCCCTTTGAAACGCAACGATAGTTTGTTGGTAGAAAAAGCAAAAACTCTAAAGAATGCAATACAGGCTTTAGGAATAGGCCGAATTGCTTATGAAGACACCGGAAATATTGGGAAAAGTTATCGACGTCATGATGAAATTGGCACGCCCCTTTGTGTTACGGTTGACTTTGATACCACAGCTAAAAGTGAAAATACTGAAAATCATGATACAGTTACCGTCCGTGATCGAGATACTATGCAACAAAAACGTATCAACTTGTCTCGCTTAGAAGAATATATTAAAAGTTATTTTTTATAA
- a CDS encoding YggS family pyridoxal phosphate-dependent enzyme translates to MKNSIFSRLLQLRRKIRNAECRYGRSPGSVQLIAISKGQNIEAIKAGFAAGQFAFGESYVQEAAEKILCLQDLKIEWHFIGRIQANKTKFIANNFSWIHSLADLRMAEKLNEYRKEANLTPINVCIQVNLQKELSKAGVYLEHLVCLVKSIDKLSHLNLHGLMAIPKPEKEFSSQRKSFKTLRLILIKLQAADFKLDTLSMGMSNDFEAAIAEGATSIRLGTAIFGKRKL, encoded by the coding sequence ATGAAAAATAGCATTTTTAGCCGACTGCTGCAGCTTAGACGAAAAATAAGAAATGCAGAATGTCGATATGGGCGAAGTCCCGGTTCTGTGCAGTTAATTGCTATTAGCAAGGGCCAGAATATCGAGGCTATAAAGGCAGGATTTGCCGCTGGGCAGTTCGCTTTCGGTGAAAGCTATGTTCAGGAAGCTGCGGAAAAAATTCTATGTCTTCAGGATTTAAAGATAGAATGGCATTTTATAGGTCGAATTCAAGCAAATAAAACAAAATTTATCGCTAATAATTTTTCTTGGATACACAGTCTGGCGGACTTAAGAATGGCTGAAAAATTGAATGAGTATCGAAAAGAGGCAAATTTGACGCCGATTAATGTGTGTATTCAAGTTAATTTGCAGAAAGAGCTAAGCAAAGCAGGAGTATATTTGGAACATCTTGTTTGTTTAGTAAAATCAATTGATAAGCTCTCTCATCTCAATTTACATGGCTTAATGGCAATTCCAAAACCTGAAAAAGAATTTTCTTCTCAGCGTAAAAGTTTTAAGACTTTACGTTTAATCTTAATAAAATTACAAGCAGCCGACTTTAAACTCGATACTTTATCGATGGGTATGTCAAATGATTTTGAAGCGGCTATTGCTGAAGGTGCAACGTCTATTCGATTAGGTACTGCAATTTTCGGAAAAAGAAAATTATAA
- the acnB gene encoding bifunctional aconitate hydratase 2/2-methylisocitrate dehydratase — protein MSASPSSFLATYREHVQQRVDQDIPPLPLDATQVTACIELIKNPAFSHEATFLVKLLAEHVPPGVDPAAYVKAAFLAALAKGEVNSPFITPTLAIELLGSMLGGYNVPILIELLDRRNDTAKLAAKQLSHTLLMFDAYHDVIAKVKKGNPYAHQVVEAWANAEWFLTKPKVPNKLTLCVFKVSGEINTDDLSPATEAWSRPDIPLHSLVMFGNRMPDALQVIKQLKTKGHSIAFVGDVVGTGSSRKSAINSLLWHIGHEIPFVPNKNRGGVILGGKIAPIFRTTAEDSGAFPIEVDVSQIKMGDIIQIYPYEGRIENEQNQEIAHFTPNLTLMDAVRAGGRIPLIIGRSLTDNVRATLSYPFSQKFNRPEIIPQNGKGFTLAQKMVGKACGVPGISPGTYCEPKMTTVGSQDTTGPMTRDELKELACLGFSADLVMQSFCHTAAYPKPVDIETQHSLPDFFSSRGGVVLRPGDGIIHSWLNRMLLPDTVGTGGDSHTRFPIGISFPGGSGVVAFAAAMGVMPLTMPESVLVRFTGEIQPTITLRDLVNAIPYIALQRGLLTLDSKNKKNIFSGRVLEIEGLPNLKIEQAFEFADASAERSANGCTVRLNKEPIIEYLNSNISLLKWMISNGYQDIRSLQRRIEAMEAWLAMPTLLEPDDDAEYAEIIEIDLNQIKEPLLACPNDPDDIKPLSAVAKTKVDEVFIGSCMTNIGHYRAAGSLLKNFNQRLPTVLWIAPPTKMDAHQLMQEGYYSTYGIVGARTEMPGCSLCMGNQARVRDGATVVSTSTRNFPNRMGKGANVFLASAELSAITAILGYIPNLDEYGEKMKFIDTMSENLYRYLNFDQMQDYQNVSKQFDQLIKT, from the coding sequence GTGTCTGCATCACCATCCAGTTTTTTAGCTACTTATCGAGAACACGTTCAGCAACGTGTTGATCAAGATATTCCGCCTCTTCCGCTTGATGCAACACAGGTTACCGCGTGTATTGAATTAATTAAAAACCCCGCCTTTTCACATGAAGCAACTTTTCTAGTCAAATTATTAGCTGAGCATGTTCCTCCTGGAGTCGATCCTGCCGCCTATGTCAAAGCCGCTTTTCTTGCTGCCTTAGCAAAAGGCGAGGTTAATTCTCCTTTTATAACTCCAACGCTCGCCATAGAGCTATTGGGTAGTATGTTAGGTGGCTATAATGTTCCTATTCTGATTGAATTACTCGATCGGCGAAATGATACAGCTAAATTGGCTGCAAAACAGCTTTCACATACCTTATTAATGTTTGATGCATATCATGATGTTATAGCTAAAGTTAAAAAAGGCAATCCGTATGCCCACCAAGTTGTAGAAGCTTGGGCAAATGCGGAATGGTTCCTTACTAAGCCAAAAGTGCCGAATAAGCTTACTTTGTGTGTTTTTAAAGTTTCTGGGGAAATCAATACCGATGATCTTTCCCCCGCGACTGAAGCCTGGAGTCGTCCTGATATTCCTTTACACAGCTTAGTCATGTTTGGTAATCGTATGCCGGATGCATTACAAGTTATCAAGCAACTAAAGACTAAGGGTCATTCCATCGCGTTCGTTGGAGATGTAGTGGGTACTGGCTCATCACGAAAATCTGCTATTAACTCATTATTATGGCATATAGGTCATGAAATTCCTTTTGTTCCTAACAAGAACCGGGGTGGAGTTATTTTAGGTGGAAAAATTGCCCCCATTTTCCGCACAACAGCTGAAGACTCTGGTGCATTCCCTATCGAAGTGGACGTAAGTCAAATTAAGATGGGAGATATTATTCAGATCTATCCTTACGAAGGACGAATTGAAAATGAGCAAAATCAAGAAATTGCCCATTTCACACCGAACCTCACACTCATGGATGCCGTACGTGCAGGTGGAAGAATTCCTTTAATTATTGGTCGATCATTGACCGATAACGTACGAGCTACATTGTCTTATCCTTTTTCTCAAAAATTTAATCGACCCGAAATTATTCCCCAAAATGGAAAAGGCTTTACCTTAGCTCAAAAAATGGTGGGTAAAGCCTGTGGAGTGCCGGGTATTAGTCCTGGGACATACTGCGAACCTAAAATGACAACAGTAGGTTCACAAGATACAACTGGACCTATGACCAGAGATGAGCTGAAAGAGCTTGCCTGTCTTGGATTTTCGGCAGACCTAGTCATGCAAAGTTTTTGCCACACAGCGGCTTATCCAAAACCTGTCGACATAGAAACGCAACATAGCCTGCCAGATTTTTTCTCTTCGCGTGGTGGAGTTGTATTAAGGCCCGGCGATGGAATTATCCATTCTTGGCTTAATCGAATGCTACTACCCGATACGGTAGGTACCGGGGGCGATTCCCATACGCGTTTTCCTATCGGTATTAGTTTCCCTGGTGGCTCGGGTGTCGTTGCTTTTGCAGCCGCTATGGGTGTAATGCCTTTAACCATGCCAGAATCAGTATTAGTTAGATTTACGGGCGAAATACAACCTACCATCACATTACGGGATTTAGTCAATGCTATCCCCTACATAGCCTTACAACGCGGCTTACTCACGCTGGATAGCAAAAATAAAAAAAATATCTTTTCAGGCCGCGTGTTGGAAATTGAAGGCTTACCCAATCTTAAAATTGAACAAGCTTTTGAATTTGCTGATGCATCTGCAGAACGTTCTGCAAATGGTTGTACTGTCCGATTAAATAAAGAACCTATCATCGAATATTTAAATTCTAATATTTCTCTTTTAAAATGGATGATCAGCAATGGTTATCAAGATATTCGAAGTTTACAACGTCGGATTGAAGCAATGGAAGCTTGGTTAGCAATGCCTACTTTATTAGAGCCCGATGATGATGCAGAATATGCTGAAATCATTGAAATCGATCTTAATCAAATTAAAGAACCTCTATTAGCCTGTCCCAACGATCCAGACGATATTAAACCTTTATCCGCTGTAGCAAAAACTAAAGTTGATGAAGTATTCATAGGTTCCTGCATGACTAATATTGGCCATTATCGTGCAGCTGGAAGTTTATTAAAAAACTTTAACCAGCGATTACCTACTGTGTTATGGATAGCACCTCCAACCAAGATGGATGCCCACCAATTAATGCAAGAGGGCTATTACTCAACCTATGGCATCGTGGGCGCGCGGACAGAAATGCCTGGATGTTCATTGTGTATGGGTAATCAGGCTCGTGTACGCGATGGCGCTACAGTGGTTTCCACCTCAACTCGAAACTTTCCCAACCGTATGGGAAAAGGTGCTAATGTTTTTTTAGCTTCTGCTGAGCTATCTGCGATAACAGCAATTCTTGGCTATATCCCTAACTTAGATGAATACGGTGAAAAAATGAAATTTATCGACACTATGAGTGAAAACTTATATCGATATTTAAATTTTGATCAAATGCAAGATTATCAAAACGTTTCCAAACAATTTGATCAGCTAATAAAAACTTAG
- a CDS encoding SDR family NAD(P)-dependent oxidoreductase encodes MKQPSLIGIHENCELSGNTDKSSSAKSILILGATSSIARACSEIFASRQYNLFLASRDISELERIAVDLRIRYNVDVDYAFFDITQLDSHTSFFETLIDKMGSIDGVLMAVGLIDKLDYQKVIAANFTGPISFFEHYVKYLTTQKKGFIIGLSSVAGDRGRKPNYVYGASKAALTTYLQGLRNYLYPSKVQILTVKLGLIDTKMVFGGKYPLCLAANPKNTAIKIIRALDRGRESVYIPGIWRVIMLIIRLIPEKIFKSLSI; translated from the coding sequence ATGAAGCAACCTTCGTTAATTGGTATACATGAGAATTGCGAGTTGAGCGGCAACACAGACAAAAGTTCAAGTGCGAAGAGTATATTAATTTTAGGCGCGACTTCTTCTATAGCAAGGGCTTGTAGCGAAATTTTCGCTTCGAGACAATACAATCTTTTTCTTGCAAGTCGGGACATCTCTGAGTTAGAACGCATAGCAGTTGATCTTAGAATTAGATACAACGTCGATGTTGATTACGCTTTTTTTGACATTACACAACTTGATTCACATACGAGTTTTTTTGAAACGCTTATCGATAAAATGGGTTCTATTGATGGGGTCCTAATGGCTGTAGGCTTGATTGATAAACTAGACTATCAAAAAGTGATTGCTGCTAATTTTACCGGCCCTATTTCCTTTTTTGAACACTATGTTAAATATTTAACTACGCAAAAAAAAGGCTTCATTATTGGATTAAGTTCTGTTGCCGGAGATAGAGGGCGGAAGCCTAATTATGTTTATGGAGCTAGCAAAGCCGCACTAACCACTTATTTACAGGGTTTACGTAATTATTTGTATCCTTCTAAGGTACAAATATTAACTGTTAAATTAGGGTTGATCGATACCAAAATGGTTTTTGGAGGAAAATACCCACTTTGCTTAGCTGCTAATCCAAAAAATACAGCGATAAAAATTATACGAGCGCTAGATAGAGGAAGGGAGAGTGTGTACATTCCTGGAATTTGGCGGGTTATAATGCTAATTATCCGCCTCATACCAGAAAAAATTTTTAAAAGCTTAAGTATATAA
- a CDS encoding LysR substrate-binding domain-containing protein, protein MRITLKQLEVFVAIAKTGNVSHAAKKMYLSQSACSMALATLEEQLEGSIFDRHGKQLFLNERGRVLLPKASSVMSQISELKDMMMENKKDNLSGQLIIGASKTIGNYLLPKLISELTYTHKNIQISLKIANTKAILSRLLTFNIDVALIEANCFSDKVHAYPWKKDELVIIAAPKYPLSKKRKLTLSDIANARWLLRKQSSSIREKLEEKIGGKIRPFLELDDTDALKQATQAGLGISCLSRFVVEDSLKNNTLVELKTPFLTLSREFYILIHKEKYQSTVISEFLKKANCSVT, encoded by the coding sequence ATGCGTATTACTCTAAAACAACTCGAAGTTTTTGTCGCAATTGCTAAGACAGGAAATGTAAGTCACGCCGCAAAGAAAATGTATCTTTCTCAGTCAGCATGCAGTATGGCTCTTGCTACGTTAGAAGAACAATTAGAAGGTTCCATATTTGATAGGCATGGTAAACAATTATTTTTGAATGAACGCGGTAGAGTTTTGTTGCCGAAGGCTAGCAGTGTCATGTCGCAAATTTCAGAACTTAAAGATATGATGATGGAAAATAAAAAGGATAATTTGTCAGGTCAGTTGATCATAGGAGCAAGTAAAACCATAGGTAACTATCTGTTACCAAAACTTATTTCCGAACTAACATACACACATAAAAATATTCAGATCAGTCTAAAAATAGCTAATACAAAAGCTATATTATCTAGATTACTCACGTTTAATATTGATGTAGCTTTAATTGAGGCTAATTGTTTTTCTGATAAAGTACATGCCTATCCTTGGAAAAAAGATGAGTTAGTAATAATTGCTGCTCCCAAGTATCCTTTAAGTAAAAAAAGGAAATTGACGTTATCAGATATTGCTAATGCGCGTTGGTTACTACGAAAACAAAGTTCTAGTATACGTGAAAAACTGGAAGAGAAAATTGGCGGAAAGATTCGTCCCTTTTTAGAATTAGATGATACCGATGCGCTAAAACAGGCAACTCAAGCAGGATTAGGGATAAGCTGTCTTTCACGATTTGTAGTTGAAGATTCTTTGAAAAATAATACCTTAGTAGAACTAAAAACTCCATTTTTAACACTGAGCAGAGAGTTCTATATTTTGATACATAAGGAGAAATATCAATCTACGGTAATATCCGAGTTTTTAAAAAAAGCCAACTGTAGTGTTACTTAA
- the sodC gene encoding superoxide dismutase [Cu-Zn] SodC has translation MSNLLKWSVASICLLICNIALADISIPMYLTSSQGIGQSIGTIVASEKAYGVLLTPNLHNLPPGLHGFHIHQNPSCLDNGMAAGDHFDPSQSKQHLGPYGKGHLGDLPVLEVDNNGNATLPILAPRLRLNELRNHSLMIHAGSDNYSDIPAKLGGGGMRIACGVIK, from the coding sequence ATGTCTAACTTGCTTAAGTGGTCGGTTGCTAGTATCTGTTTGCTGATATGCAATATAGCTCTTGCTGATATTTCCATACCTATGTATCTTACTTCCTCACAAGGAATTGGGCAGTCTATAGGCACAATAGTTGCCTCAGAGAAAGCTTATGGTGTTTTATTAACGCCCAATTTACATAATCTTCCACCCGGTTTACATGGTTTTCATATCCATCAAAACCCCTCGTGCCTGGATAATGGCATGGCTGCAGGCGATCACTTTGATCCTTCTCAATCTAAGCAACATTTAGGCCCATATGGAAAAGGTCATTTAGGTGATTTACCTGTTCTAGAAGTAGATAATAATGGTAACGCCACTTTGCCTATTTTAGCCCCTCGACTACGCTTAAATGAACTTAGAAATCATTCTCTAATGATTCATGCCGGTAGCGATAATTATTCTGATATTCCTGCTAAGTTGGGCGGAGGCGGTATGCGCATAGCTTGTGGTGTTATAAAATAA
- a CDS encoding amidase — MNSDLYFLSARKLAALIKEKKISCVEVIQTYLDRIQQINPKLNALVQVAEPEIALKKARTADEKLAKSQNLGPLHGLPITIKDCCKVQDFIISKGSNGYNFLCKEDATAVARLKAAGGIILGISNVPEFNIAYETDNDRYGKTLNPYDLNRTPGGSSGGEAAIIAAGGSVLGLGTDGAGSIRQPAHNTGIVGLKPTRGLIPNSGNVPSDGRGLLRPFFTYGPMARFVDDIELSLPLLSGPDNADPDAIPISINKPLIRCKDLRIAFYSDNGIVTPDKATLHTINQVTHILQDEVQQIEHQCPPRLKELYILITETFILGGDKGLGLKNLLHHLGINKPSYLVKEFLAIARQCEFSITELHQRLRRIDELRISLEKFFIPYDAIICPVAATPAKLLGHSFIEGHDFSYLNIYNLTGWPVLTVRCGSSEEGLPIGIQIVAKPWHDNIALMIGQKLETLLGGWQKPILFP, encoded by the coding sequence ATGAACTCAGATCTTTACTTTTTATCCGCAAGAAAATTAGCTGCGCTAATTAAAGAAAAAAAAATTTCCTGTGTTGAAGTTATCCAAACATATTTAGACCGCATTCAACAGATTAATCCTAAACTTAATGCCCTAGTTCAAGTAGCGGAACCAGAAATTGCATTAAAAAAAGCACGCACAGCCGATGAAAAATTAGCAAAGAGCCAAAATCTTGGACCCTTACATGGTTTACCTATTACTATCAAAGACTGTTGTAAAGTCCAAGATTTTATTATTAGCAAAGGAAGTAATGGATATAATTTTCTTTGTAAAGAAGATGCAACTGCCGTCGCTAGATTAAAAGCAGCGGGTGGAATTATTTTAGGTATAAGCAATGTACCTGAATTCAATATTGCCTATGAAACAGATAATGACCGTTATGGCAAAACTTTAAATCCTTATGATTTAAATCGCACTCCTGGTGGAAGTAGTGGTGGAGAAGCCGCTATTATCGCTGCCGGGGGTTCAGTACTTGGTTTAGGTACAGATGGAGCAGGCAGTATTCGTCAGCCCGCTCATAATACAGGAATTGTGGGTTTGAAACCCACGCGCGGTTTAATTCCCAATTCAGGTAATGTTCCATCAGATGGTAGAGGCTTATTACGCCCATTCTTTACGTATGGCCCAATGGCGCGATTTGTAGATGACATCGAATTATCCTTACCTTTATTATCAGGTCCAGATAATGCCGATCCAGATGCTATCCCCATTTCAATCAACAAACCTCTGATCCGATGCAAAGATTTACGAATTGCTTTTTATTCAGACAATGGCATTGTTACGCCCGATAAAGCAACTTTGCACACTATTAATCAAGTAACGCATATTTTACAAGATGAGGTGCAGCAAATTGAACATCAATGTCCTCCTCGCTTAAAAGAGCTTTATATCCTTATTACTGAGACATTTATTTTGGGTGGCGATAAGGGTTTAGGATTAAAAAATTTACTACATCATTTGGGTATTAATAAACCTTCCTATCTGGTTAAAGAATTTTTAGCGATTGCACGCCAGTGCGAATTTTCTATTACTGAACTACACCAGCGCTTACGTCGCATCGATGAATTACGCATCTCCCTTGAAAAATTTTTTATTCCGTATGATGCTATTATATGTCCTGTAGCAGCAACACCTGCCAAATTATTAGGCCATTCATTTATCGAAGGTCATGACTTTAGTTATCTTAATATTTATAACTTAACGGGTTGGCCAGTTTTAACGGTGCGCTGTGGTTCTTCTGAGGAAGGTCTACCTATAGGAATACAAATCGTTGCTAAACCATGGCATGACAATATAGCGCTCATGATAGGACAAAAATTAGAAACGCTATTAGGTGGATGGCAAAAGCCCATTTTATTTCCATAA
- a CDS encoding host attachment protein: MIWVISLNSSLGHIYSYEPKNHKLILLESLENPSAKLKESDLVSDRPGHYQTMHSAKGAYEAASSPHEVELDHFTKSLADFLKKGLDNHQYKQLILCSAPHVGGILLGNLDKQVTETLLVNIKKNFVEADESVLINYLKENWWDIIRSNKI, from the coding sequence ATGATTTGGGTAATTAGTTTAAATAGCAGTTTAGGTCATATTTATTCTTATGAGCCCAAAAATCACAAACTGATCTTATTAGAAAGCCTAGAAAATCCTAGTGCCAAATTAAAAGAAAGTGATTTGGTCTCTGATAGACCAGGACATTATCAAACGATGCATTCTGCAAAAGGAGCTTATGAAGCTGCAAGCAGCCCCCATGAGGTAGAACTCGATCATTTCACAAAAAGCTTGGCTGACTTTTTAAAAAAAGGGCTTGATAATCATCAATACAAGCAACTCATTTTATGTTCTGCACCTCATGTCGGTGGGATTTTACTCGGCAATCTTGACAAACAGGTTACTGAAACATTATTAGTTAATATCAAGAAAAACTTTGTGGAAGCAGATGAATCAGTTCTTATCAATTACCTAAAAGAAAATTGGTGGGATATTATTCGGTCGAATAAAATCTGA